From a region of the Tachypleus tridentatus isolate NWPU-2018 chromosome 1, ASM421037v1, whole genome shotgun sequence genome:
- the LOC143233439 gene encoding protein FAM200C-like — protein sequence MAKIVLGKEAEKKLQQVSLSNDVIRNRIIDMSVDILEQVVADIKASPVKISLQVDESTDSLKTTALAIDVLNKIQEFFSRNELHLDKIGSICTDGAPAMLGNRSGFAALMRKEVPNLKITHCFLHRHSLAAKTLPPDLKKTLDICVKVVNFIRSRALNHRWFQSLCEEMGQEHTVLLYHTEVRWLSRGRVLFRVFELRGEIHQFLREKVQELAIYFKEPSFVQMLAYLADVFLALNELNLSLQGRGLNIVTASAKLAAFKEKLVLWIKRVKMGEFGKFPLPGRDSHRKFYPASRLCCKSC from the exons ATGGCAAAGATTGTTCTCGGCAAGGAAGCTGAGAAGAAACTCCAACAAGTGTCTTTGTCAAATGATGTAATCCGTAACCGAATCATCGACATGAGTGTTGACATCCTGGAACAAGTTGTAGCTGACATCAAGGCTAGTCCAGTTAAAATTAGCCTACaagtggatgaatcaacagat TCCTTAAAGACAACTGCACTAGCTATAGATGtgcttaacaaaatacaagaatttttctcaAGAAACGAACTTCACCTTGACAAAATTGGTTCAATATGTACAGATGGTGCACCAGCAATGCTGGGCAATCGTTCTGGGTTTGCTGCATTAATGAGGAAAGAAGTTCCTAATCTGAAAATCACTCACTGCTTTCTTCATCGTCACTCTCTTGCAGCAAAGACATTGCCCCCAGATCTCAAGAAAACTCTGGATATTTGTGTCAAGGTTGTAAACTTTATTCGCAGCCGAGCTTTGAATCATCGATGGTTTCAGTCACTTTGTGAGGAAATGGGTCAGGAACACACTGTTCTTTTGTACCACACTGAAGTGAGGTGGTTGTCACGTGGTCGTGTGCTGTTTCGTGTGTTTGAACTGAGAGGAGAAATTCATCAGTTTCTCCGTGAAAAAGTACAAGAACtggctatatatttcaaagaacctaGTTTTGTTCAGATGCTTGCCTATTTGGCTGATGTGTTTTTAGCTCTCAATGAACTCAATCTCTCTCTGCAAGGAAGGGGACTCAACATTGTGACTGCAAGCGCGAAATTGGCTgcattcaaagaaaaacttgtctTGTGGATAAAGCGTGTGAAGATGGGGGAATTTGGCAAATTTCCCCTGCCTGGAAGAGACAGTCACAGAAAATTCTACCCTGCatccagactttgttgcaaaagttgTTGA